From Deltaproteobacteria bacterium, one genomic window encodes:
- a CDS encoding ABC transporter ATP-binding protein, which translates to MPILEFKNVQKIYGTTLVLSEINFRVDKGEFLSLLGPSGCGKTTTLRLIAGLEEPTEGTIDLNGQIVADGRQFIVPEKRNLGMVFQSYAIWPHMNVFDNIAYPLRVRKMSRDQVISRVGRVLKALHLEGLEKRHPDELSGGQQQRVALGRALVMEPLMLLLDEPLSNLDAKLRIGMRQEIKQIQKDFKTTVVYVTHDQAEAMEMSNWVIVMNKGKVEQQGTPEELRHKPATEFVREFLS; encoded by the coding sequence ATGCCGATACTTGAATTCAAGAATGTTCAGAAGATCTATGGGACGACCCTTGTCTTGTCGGAGATCAATTTCAGGGTTGATAAGGGGGAATTTTTGTCCCTGCTGGGACCTTCAGGGTGTGGAAAGACGACGACGCTTCGTCTGATCGCGGGGCTTGAAGAACCGACGGAGGGGACGATTGATCTGAATGGCCAGATCGTTGCCGATGGTCGTCAGTTCATTGTCCCTGAGAAGAGAAACCTGGGGATGGTCTTTCAGTCTTATGCGATCTGGCCCCATATGAATGTTTTCGATAATATCGCCTATCCTTTACGTGTTCGAAAGATGTCTCGGGATCAGGTGATCAGTCGTGTCGGTCGTGTCCTGAAGGCACTTCATCTGGAGGGACTCGAAAAGCGGCATCCGGATGAGCTTTCTGGAGGTCAGCAACAGCGGGTGGCGCTCGGTCGTGCGCTCGTGATGGAACCCTTGATGCTGCTTTTGGATGAACCACTCTCGAATCTCGATGCGAAGCTTCGTATCGGGATGCGTCAGGAGATCAAGCAGATCCAGAAGGATTTTAAGACGACTGTGGTCTATGTGACCCACGATCAAGCAGAGGCGATGGAGATGTCGAATTGGGTGATTGTGATGAACAAGGGGAAGGTTGAGCAACAAGGAACTCCAGAGGAACTGAGACACAAACCGGCGACTGAGTTTGTCCGGGAGTTCCTGAGTTAG
- a CDS encoding DUF4442 domain-containing protein: MMLGKTISCWLFGLLKIPLIFYVRPRVISANTDHCEVKIPLTRRTQNHWRSMYLGSLAIGADLAGGLILMEVIKSSHEKISFIFKDFTANFLKRPEADVHFICKEGHKIRQAVEETIKTRDRVNTTINIMANTPKLSGEVPVATFAITLSLKAR; this comes from the coding sequence ATGATGCTTGGAAAGACAATCTCCTGCTGGCTCTTCGGCCTCCTGAAAATCCCGTTGATCTTCTATGTCCGCCCGCGCGTGATTTCAGCCAACACCGATCACTGTGAGGTGAAGATTCCGCTGACGCGGAGGACACAGAATCACTGGCGGTCAATGTATCTCGGCTCCCTCGCGATCGGCGCCGATCTGGCAGGAGGACTGATCCTCATGGAGGTGATTAAGTCCTCACACGAAAAGATCAGTTTCATTTTTAAAGATTTCACCGCGAATTTCCTGAAGAGACCGGAGGCGGATGTCCATTTTATCTGTAAAGAAGGTCACAAGATCCGTCAGGCGGTCGAAGAGACGATCAAAACCCGCGATCGGGTCAATACAACCATCAACATCATGGCCAATACCCCAAAATTAAGCGGCGAGGTCCCGGTAGCGACGTTCGCGATTACACTCTCCCTGAAGGCCAGGTAA
- a CDS encoding DUF1646 family protein, producing the protein MPAIHFWGLILSLLLVLFLPFLIHKIEQNLEIFLFLMGCFTVTLTGSWNLHLVKEGFVEPISITVTVLIAGLVFRFFRQRIRKEIFSLEKQLGYPLFAFLLVTILGLCSSVITAIIAALVLTEVISGLRLDRRSEILLVVLACFAIGLGAALTPVGEPLSTIVVAKLRGEPYHASFTFLLKLLGAYVVPTIVITGLIAGFVHTRAVRKEESLQTDTAETISSIFVRSLKVYLFVMGLVFLGQGFRPMIDTYVSHLPWQVLYWVNSLSAVVDNATLTAAEISPDMTVFQIRSALIALLLSGIGLIPGNIPNIISANKLGISAKEWAKWGVPLALLSMLIYFVILTGLSN; encoded by the coding sequence ATGCCAGCCATCCACTTTTGGGGTCTCATCCTCTCTCTCCTTCTCGTCTTGTTCCTTCCCTTCCTAATTCATAAGATCGAACAAAATCTGGAGATCTTTCTTTTTCTGATGGGTTGTTTCACCGTCACACTGACCGGCTCCTGGAATCTCCATCTCGTGAAAGAAGGGTTTGTCGAACCGATTTCAATTACCGTCACCGTCCTGATCGCAGGACTGGTCTTTCGTTTTTTTCGGCAGCGGATCCGAAAAGAGATCTTCTCACTGGAAAAACAGCTCGGTTATCCCCTCTTCGCCTTTCTGCTCGTCACCATCCTGGGGCTTTGCTCGAGTGTCATCACCGCCATCATCGCCGCCCTTGTCCTGACCGAGGTTATCAGCGGCCTGCGTCTCGATCGACGTTCGGAGATCCTCCTCGTTGTGCTCGCCTGTTTCGCGATCGGACTTGGGGCGGCGCTGACCCCTGTCGGTGAGCCACTCTCAACAATTGTCGTCGCGAAACTCAGAGGAGAACCGTACCACGCCTCATTCACATTCCTCCTGAAACTCCTCGGGGCCTACGTCGTCCCCACTATTGTGATTACAGGACTCATCGCCGGTTTCGTTCATACTCGAGCGGTACGAAAGGAAGAGAGTCTTCAGACCGATACGGCAGAAACGATATCATCCATTTTTGTTCGGTCGTTGAAGGTCTATCTCTTCGTGATGGGGCTTGTTTTTTTGGGTCAAGGTTTCCGCCCGATGATCGACACCTATGTGAGCCATCTCCCATGGCAGGTCCTCTATTGGGTCAACTCTCTTTCGGCCGTTGTCGACAACGCGACACTGACCGCCGCCGAGATCTCACCGGATATGACAGTCTTCCAGATCCGCTCAGCGTTAATTGCACTCCTTCTCTCCGGTATCGGCCTGATCCCAGGAAACATCCCCAACATCATCTCAGCAAATAAATTGGGAATTAGCGCCAAGGAATGGGCGAAATGGGGGGTGCCTCTCGCCTTGCTTTCGATGTTGATCTATTTCGTGATCCTGACAGGGCTATCAAATTGA
- a CDS encoding ABC transporter substrate-binding protein has protein sequence MRWISVSFFLFSLLFFGCEKRVEPLRIYSSMDAKETKGFIEAFEKETGEKVEFVRLSTGEALTRIQSESANPHAAVWIGGGSNEHVILERAGLLEPYQPRRSFPPSPQLTGRMNGWNGWYIGVIGFGANTEFLKKHNMKAPTSYQDLLKPVFKGKIGVAYPYTSGTAYTILASLISLMGEEKGFEFVKALDGQIGHYSESGSACVTQAGLGEVAVCIAFSHDIRHKGIEQGYPLELTFPKEGVGFEVGGASLIKGGPDLERGRRFVDWLFSPTAQNLLAEWNQTPIHPGVQKNPFIVRSETVKKIDVDIYESVERHQQLLARWRQVTGK, from the coding sequence ATGAGATGGATCTCTGTCTCCTTTTTTCTCTTTTCACTTCTCTTTTTCGGTTGTGAAAAACGGGTCGAACCACTTCGCATCTACAGCTCCATGGATGCAAAAGAGACGAAGGGTTTCATCGAGGCGTTTGAGAAGGAGACCGGTGAAAAGGTCGAGTTTGTCCGTCTATCCACCGGTGAGGCGTTGACCCGGATCCAGAGTGAGTCGGCCAATCCGCATGCGGCGGTCTGGATCGGTGGCGGATCAAATGAGCATGTGATCCTGGAGAGGGCGGGGCTTCTCGAACCGTATCAACCGCGTCGTAGTTTCCCTCCTTCTCCTCAACTGACAGGTCGGATGAATGGTTGGAACGGTTGGTATATCGGCGTGATCGGTTTTGGGGCGAATACAGAATTTCTCAAAAAACATAACATGAAGGCACCGACCTCATATCAGGATCTCCTGAAGCCGGTGTTCAAGGGGAAGATCGGGGTCGCTTATCCTTATACCTCGGGGACTGCTTATACGATCCTCGCAAGTCTTATCTCGTTGATGGGGGAAGAAAAGGGATTTGAATTTGTGAAGGCGCTGGACGGTCAGATTGGTCACTACAGCGAGTCGGGTTCAGCCTGTGTCACGCAGGCAGGCCTTGGAGAGGTCGCTGTCTGTATCGCCTTCTCGCATGACATCAGGCACAAGGGGATCGAGCAGGGGTATCCGCTCGAGCTCACCTTTCCGAAAGAGGGGGTCGGTTTTGAAGTGGGGGGGGCGTCGCTGATCAAGGGAGGACCCGATCTCGAGAGGGGGAGACGTTTTGTTGATTGGCTTTTCAGCCCGACGGCCCAGAATCTCCTGGCAGAGTGGAATCAGACGCCTATTCATCCCGGCGTTCAGAAAAATCCCTTTATTGTGAGGAGTGAGACGGTCAAAAAGATCGATGTCGATATTTATGAATCGGTGGAGAGGCATCAGCAACTGCTCGCTCGGTGGAGACAAGTCACTGGGAAATAA
- a CDS encoding M36 family metallopeptidase has product MGSISGLGFDLPMGFTPRSDLPTYQPQPTNYQVTTGLLAANPYFIQRREADHFLAWWEGFKARLTTREGIYESAKLVIGLNLGMKLAMKGILFGLTKAFSANGRQTPKGLYWISNLLLCGVISGAMTFYQRKGDRSHEEGFLRQWAVAFGSSLPSMLIGMRALPKFGLRATILQDAALEIPQAIAAMGAGYLLEGVGAKEEMRMGFGERFLMEITEGLFFMGAGHAVGATLDLTSIIPIPDIPIPDRIRRGGRESAGVAPGEPKSFKAWLPFGGLYPARRPQPVKRVQSPGPEAVVFSKENLVSSLQEGPDGKQQLIMQKVYLPDLPPDATELQGGYIHLVGQKELNGKFNQEPFEPGTTTLRDEFVQVQAYYYLSKAIHRLEELGFKIKEIHGSIHNGRLHEIRVIINAFDEANAFFSPPKDFLAFGMHVGSDGDVVVHEFGHSLLHHADPRLISEFGGEAGAIHEGTGDALATLIHDDPHLGEFFAAAFLGQKPRHDSGLRRVDHHKKLSEVGTEVHDRGEVYGGFWWSLKQRFIENLGLSRQEANSLALRLLINHAFSYPTASPAPHDFVDAILRGARGVERAGLLPKESSMMETINKEVLAEATARELWPPPEVTPPPPPTTPQPGSAAPWYLRWAHGARDYYHSVLLPPIFDKISSAPHLGGRADFYQQRHATPYGQVEVVGHGTTEWRGMRGEPVESANRDVRPIQDGEISHQVDVRFSEALDVVRTQLIQEREQLRGAVEELRAQRSLEELTEDEAEKIHIAAKRFQILGFALEYLEKNAHQIPRELVVFKKETHLSYWIDLGYATFLVPATQRAFREQQPLWGLGIFDCAR; this is encoded by the coding sequence ATGGGTTCGATCTCCGGACTCGGCTTCGATCTTCCGATGGGTTTCACCCCACGGTCCGATCTGCCAACTTATCAGCCACAACCAACAAACTATCAGGTCACGACTGGTCTTTTGGCGGCAAACCCTTATTTCATACAGAGAAGGGAGGCAGATCACTTCCTCGCCTGGTGGGAAGGTTTCAAGGCACGCCTCACAACAAGAGAAGGGATCTACGAGTCTGCCAAGCTTGTCATCGGCCTCAATCTCGGGATGAAACTTGCGATGAAGGGGATCCTTTTCGGTCTCACAAAGGCATTTTCGGCCAATGGGAGACAGACCCCTAAGGGTCTCTATTGGATCTCGAACCTCCTCCTCTGTGGCGTTATCTCCGGAGCGATGACGTTCTATCAAAGAAAAGGAGATAGGTCTCACGAAGAGGGGTTTCTGAGGCAATGGGCTGTTGCATTCGGCTCATCTCTCCCCTCGATGCTGATCGGCATGAGGGCTTTGCCAAAATTTGGGCTTCGCGCCACGATCCTCCAGGATGCCGCCCTTGAGATCCCTCAGGCAATTGCCGCGATGGGGGCTGGGTATCTCCTCGAGGGGGTTGGGGCAAAAGAGGAAATGAGGATGGGATTTGGTGAAAGATTTCTGATGGAAATAACCGAAGGGCTCTTCTTCATGGGGGCGGGACATGCGGTTGGGGCAACGCTTGATCTCACCTCAATCATTCCAATTCCGGACATTCCGATCCCGGACAGGATACGACGGGGAGGAAGAGAGTCGGCCGGTGTCGCGCCAGGGGAACCAAAGAGTTTCAAGGCCTGGCTCCCTTTTGGAGGACTCTACCCTGCCCGTCGGCCCCAACCGGTAAAAAGGGTGCAGAGTCCGGGACCGGAGGCGGTCGTCTTCAGCAAAGAAAATCTCGTCTCAAGCCTTCAAGAGGGTCCTGACGGAAAACAGCAACTCATCATGCAGAAGGTTTATCTCCCGGACCTTCCTCCAGACGCCACAGAACTCCAGGGGGGATATATCCATCTCGTCGGTCAAAAGGAATTGAATGGAAAATTCAATCAGGAACCGTTTGAACCGGGAACGACGACGCTACGAGATGAATTCGTCCAGGTACAGGCGTATTACTATCTTTCGAAGGCGATCCATCGGCTCGAGGAGCTGGGATTCAAGATCAAAGAGATTCATGGGTCGATTCATAACGGTCGACTCCATGAAATCCGAGTCATCATCAACGCCTTCGATGAGGCAAACGCCTTTTTCAGTCCACCAAAAGACTTTCTCGCCTTCGGCATGCATGTCGGTTCCGATGGAGATGTTGTCGTCCATGAGTTCGGTCACAGCCTGCTGCATCATGCCGATCCCCGACTCATCTCCGAATTCGGGGGGGAGGCAGGGGCGATCCATGAAGGGACAGGGGATGCTCTGGCGACATTGATCCATGACGATCCCCACCTCGGAGAATTTTTTGCTGCCGCATTCCTTGGACAAAAACCGCGACATGACAGCGGACTTCGACGTGTCGATCATCACAAAAAACTAAGTGAGGTGGGCACAGAGGTTCATGATCGCGGAGAGGTCTATGGTGGGTTCTGGTGGTCCCTGAAACAGCGCTTCATCGAGAATTTGGGGCTATCCCGTCAGGAGGCGAATAGTCTCGCATTACGTCTGTTGATTAATCATGCCTTCAGTTATCCGACGGCAAGCCCGGCCCCTCATGATTTTGTCGATGCGATCCTGCGTGGCGCGCGTGGGGTGGAGAGGGCTGGATTATTACCGAAAGAGTCGTCGATGATGGAGACAATCAATAAAGAGGTCCTCGCCGAGGCGACCGCGCGTGAATTGTGGCCACCGCCAGAAGTGACCCCTCCTCCACCACCGACAACACCTCAACCCGGCTCAGCGGCCCCCTGGTATCTTCGATGGGCCCATGGGGCGCGGGACTATTATCATAGCGTTCTGCTCCCTCCAATCTTTGATAAGATCTCATCCGCCCCTCACCTCGGCGGGAGGGCTGATTTTTACCAGCAGAGACACGCAACGCCGTATGGACAGGTGGAGGTGGTCGGACATGGGACAACCGAGTGGCGTGGGATGCGTGGAGAACCGGTCGAGAGCGCCAATCGGGATGTCCGACCGATTCAGGATGGGGAGATTTCGCATCAGGTCGATGTCCGGTTCAGTGAGGCACTGGATGTCGTCAGAACACAATTGATCCAGGAACGTGAACAACTGAGAGGCGCTGTAGAGGAGCTTCGAGCCCAACGTTCCCTGGAAGAATTAACAGAAGACGAGGCTGAGAAGATTCATATAGCGGCGAAACGTTTTCAGATCCTCGGTTTCGCACTCGAATATCTCGAGAAAAACGCCCATCAGATCCCCCGTGAGCTGGTTGTCTTCAAAAAAGAGACCCACCTCTCTTACTGGATCGATCTTGGCTACGCGACCTTCCTCGTCCCGGCGACACAAAGGGCGTTTAGGGAGCAACAGCCTCTCTGGGGACTTGGTATTTTTGATTGCGCCCGCTAA
- a CDS encoding iron ABC transporter permease yields the protein MTKEPAVRLAILLLGLLMTVFIVYPLFKVIETSFASTDGIFVYQKLITDPVLRRPVLNSLLLGVIVSCISTLIGYFFAYLVGRTNLPGKFLFRGMATFPLIAPPFIVALSAIILLGRQGIITRLFEWDFSIYGFWGLLIVQSLHLFPLAYLVVLGALETIDPSIEEASINQGATGWQTFWYVTLPLSFPGLGSSMLLTFIESLADFGTPLILGGNYRVLSVESYLKIVGAEQDLSRGAALAILLLVPTLTAFFIQKFYLERKPYATVTGKPSTARIADVGRFPKIILAAIALLISSLTILFYGTVFYGSLTQIWGVNHALTLGHFLTTFREGADYVGNTFILAAIATPLDTLLGLTLAYLFVRKKFAGRGAMEIISMLTFAVPGTVIGIGYILAFNTKPLLLQGTWLIIVLLFIFRNMPVGVRAGIATLKQIDKGIEEAAHSLGASSLQVFRDITLPLLKPALFSSLAHSFIKCMVAISAVIFVVSGRWNLITIAILGYVETGELSQAAALCVFVMMVVSAVLVFLRIATRGRRREFVRN from the coding sequence ATGACAAAAGAACCTGCTGTTAGGCTAGCGATCTTGCTCCTTGGTCTTTTAATGACCGTTTTCATTGTCTACCCCCTCTTCAAGGTGATCGAGACAAGCTTCGCGTCGACTGATGGAATCTTCGTTTACCAAAAACTAATTACCGATCCGGTCTTGAGAAGACCTGTCCTGAACAGCCTCCTGCTCGGCGTTATTGTTTCCTGTATTTCAACCCTCATCGGTTATTTTTTTGCCTATCTGGTCGGAAGGACAAATCTGCCCGGGAAATTTCTCTTCCGCGGGATGGCAACTTTTCCTCTTATTGCCCCTCCTTTTATTGTCGCCCTCTCCGCAATCATCCTCCTCGGCCGGCAGGGGATTATCACGCGCCTCTTTGAATGGGATTTTTCAATCTACGGTTTCTGGGGGCTTTTGATTGTTCAATCCCTGCATCTCTTCCCGCTCGCTTATCTCGTTGTTCTCGGTGCCTTGGAGACGATCGATCCGTCGATCGAAGAGGCCTCGATCAATCAGGGGGCGACAGGCTGGCAGACATTTTGGTATGTCACGCTCCCTCTGAGTTTTCCCGGATTGGGGAGTTCAATGCTTCTGACCTTCATCGAATCACTCGCTGATTTCGGGACTCCACTGATCCTGGGAGGAAATTATCGTGTCCTCTCTGTCGAATCTTATCTCAAAATAGTTGGGGCTGAGCAGGATCTCTCCCGTGGGGCAGCGTTGGCGATTCTCCTGCTCGTACCGACGCTGACCGCATTTTTTATTCAAAAATTCTATCTGGAGAGGAAACCCTACGCCACCGTGACCGGAAAACCGTCAACCGCCCGGATTGCGGATGTCGGGAGGTTCCCGAAAATTATCCTCGCCGCGATCGCCCTCCTGATCTCGAGCCTGACGATCCTCTTCTACGGCACTGTTTTTTATGGGTCTCTCACACAGATCTGGGGGGTGAACCATGCACTGACGCTGGGTCACTTCCTCACCACTTTTCGGGAAGGGGCTGATTATGTCGGCAATACCTTCATCCTTGCCGCGATCGCGACACCGCTGGATACGCTATTAGGATTGACGCTTGCCTATCTTTTTGTTCGCAAAAAATTTGCCGGCCGTGGGGCGATGGAGATTATTTCAATGCTGACATTTGCGGTTCCGGGTACCGTCATTGGAATTGGCTATATCCTTGCCTTCAATACAAAGCCTCTCCTGCTGCAGGGAACCTGGCTCATTATCGTCCTTCTTTTTATCTTTCGAAATATGCCGGTAGGGGTTCGAGCCGGTATCGCGACCTTGAAACAGATCGATAAGGGGATTGAAGAGGCGGCCCACTCGCTGGGAGCGAGCAGTCTTCAGGTTTTCCGAGATATCACGCTTCCGCTTCTGAAGCCGGCGTTGTTTTCAAGTCTTGCTCACTCGTTTATCAAATGCATGGTCGCGATCAGCGCTGTGATTTTTGTCGTCTCCGGGCGATGGAACTTGATTACGATTGCGATCTTGGGTTACGTCGAGACCGGCGAACTTTCGCAGGCAGCGGCGCTTTGTGTCTTTGTAATGATGGTTGTTTCAGCAGTTCTCGTTTTTCTTCGGATAGCGACGAGGGGGAGGAGGAGGGAGTTTGTCCGCAATTGA
- a CDS encoding ABC transporter ATP-binding protein, which produces MSAIELVELTKYFPDKNGKQEIVALDHFSLSINSGEFVCLLGPSGCGKTTVLRCLAGFEVPTSGQIFVNGQEVTRLPAHKRGLPLVFQNYALFPHMTVVENIAYGLKLRHVEKDEKNRRVAQVMKELELTNLGDRHPDQLSGGQQQRVALARALVLKPSILLFDEPLSNLDSKLRVQMRAEIKKLHREFQMTCLYVTHHQDEATDLADRIVLMREGRVEEILPPLGL; this is translated from the coding sequence TTGTCCGCAATTGAACTCGTAGAACTCACCAAATATTTCCCTGACAAGAATGGGAAACAGGAGATCGTTGCCCTGGATCATTTTTCCCTCTCAATCAATTCAGGCGAATTTGTCTGTTTGCTTGGTCCCTCCGGTTGCGGAAAGACAACTGTCCTTCGGTGTCTTGCCGGTTTTGAGGTACCAACATCGGGTCAGATCTTTGTGAATGGCCAGGAGGTGACACGGCTTCCGGCCCACAAACGGGGGCTTCCGCTTGTCTTTCAGAACTATGCGCTCTTTCCACACATGACGGTTGTGGAAAATATCGCCTATGGCCTCAAGCTCCGGCATGTAGAAAAGGATGAAAAGAACCGGCGTGTTGCCCAGGTCATGAAGGAATTGGAACTTACGAATTTGGGTGATCGTCATCCCGATCAGCTCTCCGGGGGCCAACAGCAACGAGTCGCGCTTGCCCGCGCGCTTGTTTTGAAACCGTCTATCCTGCTTTTTGATGAGCCGCTCTCGAATCTGGACTCCAAGCTTCGGGTCCAGATGCGTGCGGAGATCAAGAAACTCCATCGTGAATTCCAGATGACCTGTCTTTATGTGACACACCATCAGGATGAGGCGACCGATCTGGCTGATCGGATAGTCTTGATGCGCGAGGGGAGGGTCGAGGAGATCTTACCACCACTTGGCTTGTAA